Below is a window of Salvelinus alpinus chromosome 5, SLU_Salpinus.1, whole genome shotgun sequence DNA.
AAGTGTGCTagtccagtgtcactttgattatacCTGCACATCATGATTCACCAGCAGTcccaaacatctaaagaataagctACCAGCCAAAACAAGCTGGTAAGAATTGTACTTAAACTCCCCCCCCTCACACCCATCTGGAGGTCGAGCATTTTAAGCAGCTAGGCTGGCTATCTGTGGGAAAAAAAATGCATCTTGGTCTGGTCCACAGAACTAGCATGGACTCAGCCCCCAGATACCTATCcaacttttttaaacatttcttacCAGAGCCAGAGACTCTAATATTCaccgtttttttttaaatatgagtCTTACTGGTAAGAACAGATGTGTATATACTGGATACCGGCGCTGTTGAGTGGAACAAACTACCACAGAAACTCCAAGCCATACCAACCATAACCACTTTTAAAAAGAATGTAAAAAGCTGGCTAATGTGTGAACAGTAGAAATGTATTTTGTGCATCTCTGTAATGTGTCCATCTCTGTAATGTGTccatctctgtaatgtgtctgtctctgtaatgtgtctgtctctgtaatgtgtctctgtctctgtaatgtgtctgtctctgtaatgtgtctctgtctctgtaatgtgtctctgtctctgtaatgtgtctctgtatctgtaacgtgtctctgtctctgtaatgtgtctctgtctctgtaatgtgtctctgtctctgtaatgtgtctctgtctctgtaatgtctctgtctctgtaatgtctctgtctctgtaatgtgtctgtatctctgtaatgtgtctctgtctctgtaatgtgtctctgtctctgtaatgtgtctctgtctctgtaatgtgtctctgtctctgtaatgtgtctctgtctctgtaatgtgtctctgtctctgtaatgtgtctctgtctctgtaatgtgtctctgtctctgtaatgtgtctctgtctctgtaatgtgtctctgtctctgtaatgtgtctctgtctctgtaatgtctctgtctctgtaatgtgtctctgtctctgtaatgtgtctctgtctctgtaacgtgtctctgtctctgtaatgtgtctctgtctctgtaatgtgtctctgtctctgtaatgtgtctctgtctctgtaatgtgtctctgtctctgtaatgtgtctctgtctctgtaacgtgtctgtctctgtaatgtgtctctgtctctgtaatgtgtctgtctctgtaatgtgtctctgtctctgtaatgtgtctctgtctctgtaatgtgtctctgtctctgtaacgtgtctctgtctctgtaatgtctctgtctctgtaatgtgtctctgtctctgtaatgtctctgtctctgtaatgtgtctctgtctctgtaatgtgtctctgtctctgtctctgtaatctgtctctgtctctgtaatgtgtctctgtctctgtaatgtgtctctgtctctgtaatgtgtctctgtatctgtaatgtgtctctgtctctgtaatgtgtctctgtctctgtaatgtgtctctgtctctgtaacgtgtctctgtctctgtaatgtgtctctgtctctgtaatgtgtctctgtctctgtaatgtgtctctgtctctgtaatgtctctgtctctgtaatgtgtctctgtctctgtaatgtgtctctgtctctgtaacgtgtctctgtctctgtctctgtaatctgtctctgtctctgtaatgtgtctctgtctctgtaatgtgtctctgtctctgtctctgtaatctgtctctgtaatgtgtctctgtctctgtaatgtgtctctgtctctgtaatgtgtctctgtatctgtaatgtgtctctgtctctgtaatgtgtctctgtctctgtaatgtgtctctgtctctgtaacgtgtctctgtctctgtaatgtgtctctgtctctgtaatgtgtctctgtctctgtaatgtgtctctgtctctgtaatgtctctgtctctgtaatgtgtctctgtctctgtaatgtgtctctgtctctgtaacgtgtctctgtctctgtaatgtgtctgtatgtcATTGTATATGTATTTATGTCAACAATGGAAATATGTCCACAACTTTATCATGCGATCCCAGTCACTTGAAAAAAgtatttgttgtgtgtgtgtgcattttttttttttactgacaaaTACAATTAATCAGTCAATCCAAACTGTACAGTAgccattttatttgattttattaggatctcttttagtccccatttggactaatcttccaagagtccttaaacattcaaatacaatttataatacgaacacattttcacatataacacactattacaaacattcataatatactaacataatgacccaataaatactcaatctaaaaaatattgattcttcatctactatagtcccacaacatttctatgtattatatttaaatcgttttaaaataatgtttaaatgtatatattgaaaggtttctggtttgctcagttaatttattccatttctttattgctctaaatcgaaatgttatattgcctatttctcttttctgtctggataacacatagatggtggacaatctattcctagtatttactgaatgtctgtctcttaccaactgaataccgttgtgaatagaacttggccgttttaaatgatgtatattatgaaataaaataagcatgtttttttttctccaattatCTTATCGATTGATGACCAACTAAGAACACTGCGCATGACTACAACAGAAGAACCAGATCTCCACCCTAAAACAAcccttgctgctttgttctgtgcattctgccatttgatgaatggaaagagacacctGTTACAAAAACACCAACAACTTGAATGACATTCTGAGATTGCCAAGCCTTTGATCCTGTGTAAGCctacaaggtagggagggatgtattttctgtttgtcaaGATTTACATCGTTTTCAATACCACCATAGACTTGGGTACTGAAGCGCACAAAGCCGGCAGGCTTTCTTTATTGGttgttgcatatattttataATCTAAATATGGCATCAGAATGTTGAAAATCAGATTTCCCCCTTAGTTGCTCGTTGTGACGTAGGCCTAccgaaacaggcagggagagcgAGCTCGTCGGTGGTGTGTCGGGAAAACCCCCAACCTTCTGGCTCATAGCCCTGCGTTGCAACGACTGTACCACAAATGCATGTTTAAGTGGCAACGTCGTGTTTATAAACGTCAACCCCGTTTATAAACAGAGGGCCGTTATTGTTATTTGTCGTCGTAAATTCTATGAGGTGGGCGGAGCACATATTTTTGCGGgacaaggggagggtcatgtgaaaaAAATTAATCATGTTGCATTTTTTTGAGGGCCAACAGGCGCATGTTAGCACCAGGTGTAAACGGGGCTGTAGAGTTCttttatagggaatatgatgccattttgTACCAACCTTTCATCCTGACCTGACTGACTGATATTGTCCCTGCTGTTTTAGGAATCTTTTCAATCGGTTGTAATTCTGATACCTGGTGGTTAAATGAGGTAACATGTAGACCTGCCCATGTAATGGTGATGTTGACTTCTTTATGAAAATCACTATCTTCAGACAACAGTGGTCGGATTTGAAAGACATTTCTTACCAAAAAAACACATTAAATACAGGTACACATAAAAACAAAATTATAACTTATTTGAGATATTTCAATAAATAGCCTCAATTTGATATGGGAAGACATTGTGGTCAATATACGGTTATGGAATTGTTGGGACAGCAAAACAAGACGAggttggtggtgatgatgatggtaattATGAtgctgatgaagatgatgatggtGGGGATGACGAAGACGGGGCTCAAACTGAGTTCTCCGAGCCACCGTAGGTCTTGTAGAGAAGGGGCTGTTTTTTACAcctagaatgagagagagaaaaggaggtcGAGACAGAAAATTTAAATTGAGATAAACGATAGAAATCCCAATATAACATCTTACACATATTTTAATGTTAGAGACTGTGTGAGGTTTGTTTCTGCATTTTCCAAAAGACAGTTCTGTCTCAACTTGCTCTGCTTCTATGTCCTCATATTGTCTAGAAGAGACATACCTCTCTGATTTAAAGGAAGGAATTATGTCAGCTCTGTTCATGATATTTCTATGTTCTGTATGTCAGGGGTgtcatgcatattattattattatgaggtGAGAGAAGTGCATGAGGATGGATGGGAGGTGGTCCATAGGGGGTTGACGTGATGTACAGAGTCATATCGACCGTAGGGGGTTGACGTGATGTACAGAGTCACATCGACCGTAGGGGGTTGAAGTGATGTACAGAGTCATATCGACCGTAGGGGGTTGAAGTGATGTACAGAGTCATAACGACCGTAGGGGGTTGAAGTGATGTACAGAGTCATATCGACCGTAGGTGGATGAAGTGATGTACAGAGTCATATAGACCGTAGGGGGTTGACGTGAAGTACAGAGTCACATCGACCGTAGGGGGTGGACGTGATGTACAGAGTCACATCGACCGTAGGGGGTTTACGTGAAGTACAGAGTCATATCGACCGTAGGGGGTGGACGTGATGTACAGAGTCATATCGACCGTAGGGGGTTGAAGTGATGTACAGAGTCACATCGACCGTAGGGGGTGGACGTGATGTACAGAGTCACATCGACCGTAGGGGGTTTACGTGAAGTACAGAGTCATATCGACCGTAGGGGGTGGACGTGATGTACAGAGTCATATCGACCGTAGGGGGTTGAAGTGATGTACAGAGTCATATCGACCGTAGGGGGTGGACGTGATGTACAGAGTCATATCGACCGTAGGGGGTTGAAGTGATGTACAGAGTCATATCGACCGTAGGGGGTTGAAGTGATGTACAGAGTCACATCGACCGTAGGGGGTTGGCGTGATGTACAGAGTCACATCGACCGTAGGGGGTGGACGTGATGTACAGAGTCACATCGACCGTAGGGGGTTTACGTGAAGTACAGAGTCATATCGACCGTAGGGGGTGGACGTGATGTACAGAGTCATATCGACCGTAGGGGGTTGAAGTGATGTACAGAGTCACATCGACCGTAGGGGGTGGACGTGATGTACAGAGTCACATCGACCGTAGGGGGTTTACGTGAAGTACAGAGTCATATCGACCGTAGGGGGTGGACGTGATGTACAGAGTCATATCGACCGTAGGGGGTTGAAGTGATGTACAGAGTCACATCGACCGTAGGGGGTGGACGTGATGTACAGAGTCATATCGACCGTAGGGGGTTGAAGTGATGTACAGAGTCATATCGACCGTAGGGGGTTGAAGTGATGTACAGAGTCACATCGACCGTAGGGGGTTGGCGTGATGTACAGAGTCACATCGACCGTAGGGGGTTGAAGTGATGTACAGAGTCACATCGACCGTAGGGGGTTGAAGTGATGTACAGAGTCATATCGACCGTAGGGGGTTGAAGTGATGTACAGAGTCACATCGACCGTAGGGGGTGGACGTGATGTACAGAGTCACATCGACCGTAGGGGGTTTACGTGAAGTACAGAGTCATATCGACCGTAGGGGGTGGACGTGATGTACAGAGTCATATCGACCGTAGGGGGTTGAAGTGATGTACAGAGTCACATCGACCGTAGGGGGTTGAAGTGATGTACAGAGTCACATCGACCGTAGGGGGTAACAACCGTAGGTGGTtgttacgaggtaattgaggtagatatgtagataTAGGTAGggctaaagtgactaggcaacagaatagataaacagtagcagcagcgtatgtgacgaGTCAAAAGAGTGAGTGGCAAAAGAGTCAGACAGATCAACAGACATGATGCCTAATTCTATGTCAACAGGTGATCCATGCATACCTATTTACCCGTTCAATTGGCATTTTAATTAATGATGCACATTGATTTATTCATAACTTTTATGCCTTCGGAGTTTAGTACAATTGTTACACTGCTATATGGTCATATGTCATATAAGTCTAGAAGTCTAGATATAGAAGTATAGAAGTCTAGAAGTCTAGATATAGAAGTCTAGAAGTCTAGATATAGAAGTCTAGAAGTCTAGATAAAGAAGTCTAGAAGTCTAGATATAGAAGTATAGAAGTCTAGAAGTCTAGATATAGAAGTCTAGAAGTCTAGATAAAGAAGTCTAGAAGTCTAGATATAGAAGTCTAGAAGTCTAGATATAGAAGTATAGAAGTCTAGATATAGAAGTCTAGAAGTCTAGATATAGAAGTCTAGAAGTCTAGATATATATCATATAAGTCTAgaaaccttgccagcaggcatgccaggtAAGATAGTTAGATAAGATACTCTAaattgattgatagcctgaaatggcttggtATCTAGTTATGAGGTTGTTAGATTGGGAACCTGTCTGGCCAGCTAAACCCAATTTCATGAAATGAATAAGGGGCTAGTATTACAGACGAATACCGAAAACAACATATTCATCAAGAAGGAATCTATAGGATTCATAGAGTAGCTTTGATCAAATTAAATTTACAAACATACCTCCTGCGAGTCCGTACGTGCATTTGTGCCCCCTACGGGCATGACGCGTCTGCTACACTCTGCTCTACTGTTGACGCCGTGTTACTCCACAAATCTCTCATTATCTTTccgtctctctttgtctgtcttccCCCGTCTCTGTAGTAGCccctgacaggtgtgtgtgtgtgtgtttactgtgagtTGCTTACCTTGTCTTGATGCAGCAGTAGAGACCGACAGCGAGGCAGCACACTAACATGGCCACGCCCACGCAGATGGCAATCACCTCCTCTGCTGTGGCTAACTTGAACAGCGTCGCCTGGTGGACCAACAGACCACAGCGAGCGCCGCTATAGGAAGCATCACAcctacacaaagagagagagagagttgacgaGCTCAATTAGTTTGAagtaactgtatgtgtgtgtgcgtgtgtgtggtgtgtgtgtgtgtgtgtgtgtgtgtgtggtgtgtgtgtgtgtgtgtgtgtgtgtgtgtgtgtgtgtgtgtgtgtgtgcgtgtgtgtgtgtgtgtgtgtgtgtcagtggcggtcggtgacgtttaagatgagggaggatgattttaGTTTAAatagcatggccttatttctattacatcatattggatgactgtcattcatattccattcacccagtttaaTGTAACAGTGATACTCACATTTTCCTCTACCCATCaggaggttgctacaacctagcctatgaatggaaGTTTACAacaggtgcacacaggtcgagatgTTGAGGTGACAGgcagtgacattcaataccgccttgcacactcttgcctgcatctagctgatcatTAGTCAAACAGTTGccaacgagagtttctattggacaaattcaggtatgtttaagaaaagtttttcaacagaatcggtggaatgaaaACACCTCTGATcacgcgtaaacacagttcactttcatagcagccacgttgtattccttctcgcatctatgcgctctcctcctctcaccttttcccttctcttatggacttcaatgcacaacacatcaactGTCACATCGACGGATGCAcaactgtatgtgaccaggcggaaaaaaaactttccaagccaaaccatatcataactgcctacgtcgttgtcaccatattagctaaagtaacatcatagtcaacatagctaatagaactaacgcgttagtaaacctgctacaatcatgcagtaacgttcgTGTATAGTCAGTCAGCAGTTACACTgatgggccccggtggcaataaattagtaaaaccaaaagcttaccttgacttggaagatttCCAGTGTTGTTGGATAGTcacagccagctagctaacatagcatccctctgtttgagcagggtgtttgaggttgctaaactagctagctgcatttgctagctaagtaagtgaaactgcttctccttcatttttgtagaaattaatttgttcaaaactgttcaactactgtctttaagtcaactactcaccacattttaaacactgcagtgctagctagctgtagcttatgatttcagtactatattaattctctgatcctttgattgggtggacaacatgtcagttcatgctgtaaGAGCTCTGATGGGTTGGAgaacatcctccggaagttgtcataattactgtttaAGTCTATTgtagggggtgagaaccatgagcctcctaggttttatattgaagtcaatgtacccagaggaggacgaaagctagctgtcctccggctacaccatggtactaccctacagagtgctgttgagattattgtagaccttctttgcaaaatagcgcgttttaataaattattttgtgacgtgaatatatttagtatagttttatataAAAAGGGTCacttttttaaaatgtaaaaagaATTGTTtgcatgaaattcactgaggagtaaggtcctccctttcctcctctgatgagcctccactggtgtgtgtgtgtgtgtgtgtgtgtgtgtgtgtgagagtgtgtgtgtgtgtgtgtgtgtgtgtgtgtgtgtgtgtgtgtgtgtgtgtgtgtgtgtgtgtgtgtgtgtgtgtgtgtgtgtgtgtgtgtgtgtgtgtgtgtgtgtgtgtgtgtgtgtgtgtgtgtgtgtgtgttgtcttacGTGCAGGCAGGGGTATCGCTGTCAGGGGGGTACATGCACTGTCCGTTCAGGCAGTAGTCAGAATCCTCATCTTTACAGGATCTTGACATCCTCAGAACACGAGGTTCCTCCGTATCACTAcctgcaatcaatcaatcaatcaatcaatcaatcaatcagatctTTATTAACGAATAACAACAACACAAACTGGTCATGTAGCAGCTTTAATCTAAAGCCAATAACCCTTCCATTCAGTCTAGCCAAGGTGGGGTGTGGGACGTAGCCAGGAGCAAGTGAAACAGGTATCTGAATCCTGAACAAACTGGAAGGCTCTCGTTTGCTGTGATGGGTAAAACTCTGTAGCACAAGTATTttcaagaaaaaaaaatgtagcgGTCCTTCCAGTTTGTTCAGGATTAGAATACCTGTTTTTTCCCCTCCCCAAGAAGCACCTGTGCCCCCAACCTTTAAACTCACACTAAACCTTCTTCCCCATGCCGTTTTGGAGCATTAAGACACAGAATAGCTGTTTCTATCCTATAAATCACCATTTACAGGCGGCGTGGAGATTTTGGGTTCTGCAAGGTCCGGGCTGAGTGTCCATTGTGTTGGTTGAAGGTTGTCTGAACGTTTTGCTGACTGGATCcttgtggagaggaggaggagcagcacCGCAACCAGAGTGGTGGAGTCTGTGGGAACGGGAAGAAAGGAGATACATGAAGGGCTTTTCCCTCACACCTTTAAACGCTATCCTTCTAATACCCACACAATTACACTGCTCTAAAGTTCTTAAAGA
It encodes the following:
- the LOC139577329 gene encoding epigen-like isoform X2, with translation MSGPTQTVRDSTTLVAVLLLLLSTRIQSAKRSDNLQPTQWTLSPDLAEPKISTPPVNGSDTEEPRVLRMSRSCKDEDSDYCLNGQCMYPPDSDTPACTCDASYSGARCGLLVHQATLFKLATAEEVIAICVGVAMLVCCLAVGLYCCIKTRCKKQPLLYKTYGGSENSV
- the LOC139577329 gene encoding epigen-like isoform X1; protein product: MVRGKGVYRVSIQPFFYSTTLVAVLLLLLSTRIQSAKRSDNLQPTQWTLSPDLAEPKISTPPVNGSDTEEPRVLRMSRSCKDEDSDYCLNGQCMYPPDSDTPACTCDASYSGARCGLLVHQATLFKLATAEEVIAICVGVAMLVCCLAVGLYCCIKTRCKKQPLLYKTYGGSENSV